The proteins below come from a single Halothiobacillus neapolitanus c2 genomic window:
- a CDS encoding polyphosphate kinase 2 family protein has product MDYRARFLVDPLKKLSLADIDPDDTGDIDKEKAAELTATYLQRMEEDQFLLYADGRQSLLVVLQALDAAGKDGVIRHVFSAMNPQGTRVHGFKQPTPLESAHDFLWRAHAHVPAAGEVVIFNRSHYEDVLVVRVHDLVPREVWSQRYEKINAFEHLLAENGTRILKFFLHISPEEQLERFKKRLDDPRRHWKISESDYSERKFWPQYIEAYEEALVKTSTLTAPWYVIPANHKWFRNLAISQIISETLDEMGLELPPTRVNIDEIKAHYHAAVKATENKKSD; this is encoded by the coding sequence ATGGATTATCGCGCACGCTTTCTGGTCGACCCGCTCAAGAAGCTTTCTCTGGCCGACATCGACCCCGACGACACCGGTGACATCGACAAGGAGAAAGCCGCCGAACTAACGGCAACCTATCTTCAACGCATGGAAGAGGATCAGTTCCTCCTCTATGCCGATGGCCGACAATCACTGCTGGTGGTATTGCAGGCACTCGATGCGGCAGGCAAGGATGGCGTGATTCGCCATGTCTTCAGCGCCATGAACCCCCAGGGCACTCGTGTCCACGGTTTCAAGCAGCCCACGCCACTGGAGTCCGCGCATGATTTTCTCTGGCGCGCACATGCCCATGTGCCAGCGGCTGGCGAAGTGGTCATTTTCAACCGCTCGCATTACGAGGATGTATTGGTGGTTCGGGTGCATGATCTGGTGCCACGAGAAGTCTGGTCGCAGCGCTACGAAAAGATCAACGCTTTCGAGCATCTGCTCGCAGAAAATGGCACGCGCATCCTCAAGTTCTTTTTGCATATCAGTCCGGAAGAGCAGCTCGAACGTTTCAAGAAGCGGTTGGACGACCCCAGGCGTCATTGGAAGATCAGTGAATCGGATTACTCAGAGCGCAAGTTCTGGCCGCAATATATTGAAGCGTATGAAGAAGCGCTGGTCAAAACCAGCACACTGACGGCGCCGTGGTATGTCATCCCGGCCAACCACAAATGGTTCAGGAACCTGGCTATTTCCCAGATCATCTCCGAAACGCTGGACGAAATGGGGCTGGAATTGCCGCCAACCCGCGTCAACATTGACGAGATCAAGGCGCATTATCATGCTGCCGTGAAGGCCACCGAAAACAAGAAATCAGACTGA
- a CDS encoding metal ABC transporter permease, with amino-acid sequence MTLTELLQQNFMQHALLASLLVSVTCGVIGALIVVNRLTFMAGGIAHTAYGGVGLAFFLGAPVLPTAGAFTAGAAMLLGTLTLKKRERTDTLIGVIWAAGMAFGIIMINLTPGYNVGLMSYLFGSILTVPASDLWLMLGIDVVIVSLTLYFYRDILSFSFDPDFARSRGIPVQWLYFMILIMVAEAVVMMIQVVGLILVIALLTLPPYLAERHTKSLAGLMVASGIWSFVFCLGGLWVAYQFDLSSGASIIATACTFYLAVAGGQTLWNLMRRQEKTAA; translated from the coding sequence ATGACACTCACTGAGTTATTGCAGCAGAACTTCATGCAGCATGCCCTGCTGGCCAGCTTGCTGGTGAGCGTCACCTGTGGCGTGATTGGCGCGCTGATTGTGGTAAACCGGCTCACGTTCATGGCCGGCGGCATCGCACACACGGCGTATGGCGGTGTCGGTTTGGCCTTCTTTCTCGGCGCACCCGTCCTGCCGACGGCCGGCGCCTTCACCGCGGGCGCAGCCATGCTCCTCGGCACGTTGACATTAAAGAAGCGTGAACGAACCGATACCCTCATCGGCGTGATCTGGGCAGCGGGCATGGCGTTCGGCATCATCATGATCAACCTCACACCGGGCTACAACGTGGGCCTGATGAGTTATCTGTTCGGCAGCATCCTCACGGTCCCGGCCAGTGATTTATGGCTCATGCTCGGCATCGATGTCGTCATCGTCAGCCTCACGCTCTACTTTTACCGCGATATTCTGTCGTTTTCCTTCGATCCGGATTTCGCCCGCTCGCGCGGCATTCCCGTGCAATGGCTTTACTTTATGATTCTGATCATGGTCGCCGAGGCGGTCGTGATGATGATTCAGGTCGTCGGCTTGATTCTGGTGATCGCCCTTTTGACCCTGCCACCCTACCTTGCCGAGCGGCACACCAAGAGTCTGGCCGGATTGATGGTCGCTTCCGGCATCTGGAGTTTCGTGTTCTGTCTGGGCGGGCTCTGGGTCGCCTACCAATTCGACCTCAGCTCCGGCGCCAGCATCATCGCCACGGCCTGCACCTTCTACCTCGCTGTGGCCGGTGGTCAGACGCTGTGGAATCTGATGCGCCGGCAGGAAAAAACTGCGGCATAA
- a CDS encoding metal ABC transporter ATP-binding protein — translation MDAHSQKAIMPEPIIQLRNVAFDFENTRALSDINIDIARGEFIAVIGPNGGGKTTLMRLILGLLTPTEGEVRIFGERPGTNPDRIGYVPQHSNTSPGFPASVEQVVLMGLAQGNTLLGKRRGIRYTREERAQAEHAMRRAGVSDLGKRRLNELSGGQRQRVLIARALITQPELLILDEPLSNIDPYGRQCILETLTGLDAQTTVVMVSHDLGITANAVTGIIAVNRFALASSGAQLTPAMLDLMYGIHEAGCPVHSLLQQMVETMPSENKLTQTQGKTASGCGHDTH, via the coding sequence ATGGACGCGCACTCGCAAAAGGCCATCATGCCCGAGCCGATCATTCAACTGCGTAACGTGGCTTTCGACTTTGAAAACACGCGTGCGCTGAGTGACATCAACATCGACATTGCACGGGGTGAATTCATCGCCGTCATCGGGCCCAATGGCGGCGGCAAGACCACGCTCATGCGGTTGATCTTGGGCCTACTCACGCCCACCGAGGGCGAGGTGCGCATCTTCGGCGAACGTCCCGGCACCAATCCAGACCGTATCGGCTACGTGCCCCAGCATAGCAACACCTCGCCCGGCTTTCCCGCCTCGGTCGAACAGGTGGTTCTGATGGGGCTGGCCCAAGGGAATACCCTGCTTGGAAAGCGACGTGGTATTCGTTATACCCGTGAAGAACGCGCACAGGCCGAACACGCCATGCGCCGGGCTGGTGTGTCGGATCTTGGCAAACGCCGCTTGAATGAACTGTCCGGCGGCCAACGCCAGCGCGTTCTGATCGCTCGGGCATTGATTACCCAGCCAGAATTGCTGATTCTCGACGAACCACTCTCGAACATCGACCCCTACGGCCGCCAGTGCATCCTCGAAACCCTGACCGGGCTGGATGCTCAAACCACGGTCGTCATGGTGAGTCATGATTTGGGCATTACAGCCAACGCGGTGACCGGCATTATTGCGGTGAACCGTTTTGCCCTCGCCTCATCGGGTGCCCAACTGACCCCGGCGATGCTTGATCTGATGTACGGCATTCACGAGGCCGGCTGCCCGGTGCATTCCCTGCTGCAACAGATGGTAGAAACCATGCCTTCCGAGAACAAACTCACTCAAACTCAGGGCAAGACAGCATCCGGATGTGGCCATGACACTCACTGA
- a CDS encoding metal ABC transporter solute-binding protein, Zn/Mn family gives MRIFFAPFQIALLLALNLAASSVWAASPIDVAVSIPPQKYFVQMIGGDHVTVEVLVPANAEPETYEPTPRQIARLSKADLYMEIGVPLERAWLKRFTAANPKMVVVNTARGIERMPMLRHDHDHGAAKGPGLDPHIWLSPVLVRIQAMNIRDALIKADPAHAADYLQGYAKLAQKIDQVDGDILQSLVDHPLKQTRFIVFHPAFGYFAAAYGLTQVPIEIEGKEPGPRQLGELITFAKNNNIKVVFIEPQFAQKAAKTIADSINGEVVTIDPLQEDWPAGMEAIATALNKALR, from the coding sequence ATGCGTATTTTCTTTGCACCGTTTCAGATTGCGTTGTTACTGGCTCTCAATCTGGCTGCGTCCTCGGTCTGGGCAGCGTCACCCATTGATGTGGCCGTCAGCATTCCACCACAAAAATATTTCGTACAAATGATTGGTGGCGACCACGTCACCGTCGAGGTTCTGGTCCCCGCCAATGCGGAGCCGGAAACCTACGAACCCACGCCGCGCCAGATTGCGCGTCTTTCCAAGGCCGATCTGTACATGGAAATCGGTGTGCCACTCGAACGGGCCTGGTTGAAGCGTTTTACCGCAGCCAACCCGAAAATGGTTGTGGTAAATACCGCCCGCGGCATCGAGCGGATGCCGATGCTTCGGCACGACCACGATCATGGTGCTGCCAAAGGGCCGGGACTTGATCCGCATATCTGGTTATCGCCGGTATTGGTGCGCATTCAGGCCATGAATATTCGCGATGCGCTGATCAAGGCCGATCCCGCCCACGCCGCCGATTATCTGCAAGGCTATGCCAAGCTCGCTCAGAAAATCGATCAAGTCGATGGCGACATTCTCCAGTCTCTGGTCGATCACCCGCTCAAACAAACCCGATTCATCGTGTTTCATCCGGCATTCGGTTATTTCGCCGCAGCATACGGCTTGACACAGGTGCCCATCGAAATCGAAGGTAAGGAACCCGGCCCGAGACAACTGGGCGAGTTGATCACCTTTGCGAAGAACAACAATATCAAGGTCGTTTTCATCGAACCCCAATTTGCACAGAAAGCCGCCAAAACCATTGCCGACTCCATCAATGGAGAAGTGGTCACCATCGACCCGTTGCAAGAAGACTGGCCTGCCGGTATGGAAGCGATTGCCACGGCATTAAACAAGGCGCTGCGTTAA
- the scpB gene encoding SMC-Scp complex subunit ScpB: MNQELTLAPDAGKQAALASLIEALLLASEVPLSLAGLQRMIGSETPVAALSEALARLQARYEAHPFIDLEHREVAGVSSWRLLANDQIAPYLARSEAPRTSRYSRAVLETLALIAWRQPITRGEIEAVRGVSVNPQIIRTLVERGWIRSVGHKDTPGKPELLGTTRQFLQDFGLNSLESLPTFDDFVRQGTMDV, from the coding sequence TTGAATCAGGAGCTGACATTAGCGCCGGATGCGGGAAAGCAAGCCGCACTGGCATCGCTGATCGAGGCATTGCTGCTGGCCAGCGAAGTGCCCTTGAGTCTGGCGGGTCTACAGCGGATGATCGGTTCCGAAACACCGGTTGCCGCTTTAAGCGAAGCATTGGCGCGGTTGCAAGCCCGGTACGAAGCGCATCCGTTCATTGATCTTGAACACCGCGAAGTGGCCGGTGTATCGAGCTGGCGGTTGCTCGCCAATGATCAGATCGCCCCTTACCTCGCCCGCAGCGAAGCGCCACGGACCAGCCGCTATTCACGTGCCGTACTCGAAACATTGGCGCTGATCGCATGGCGGCAGCCCATTACCCGTGGGGAGATCGAAGCCGTGCGCGGTGTGAGCGTCAACCCGCAGATCATCCGTACCTTGGTCGAGCGAGGCTGGATTCGGTCGGTCGGCCATAAGGATACCCCGGGCAAACCGGAACTATTGGGCACAACGCGACAGTTTCTTCAGGATTTCGGCCTTAATTCTCTGGAGTCTCTGCCAACGTTCGATGACTTCGTGCGTCAAGGTACGATGGACGTATAA
- a CDS encoding YqcI/YcgG family protein gives MNLMKIFVLGRRAADAFARSKGTELDDVGTLSLLDHLLARWASNRLADAADQALLSYITLLTAHRYYVQPEKFLKTCRSAEHREEYPLQRLPQWLAALRNTLNFYAGIETAPRLPETEDASIQLLTNELFAWIAVNHPEHLGTLESTWDEPTVLALLRSRARNPLAYEPVFSPTHLEFITAIEKTHCIFAPSGKYWGADDWRGDETFEQNAARFAQGLFRFMTVARKEKFKGFAFRMPAAFSSSVDELARTTARLLAALNSIDPAHSNCLEGEPGTPGWKFDWAGESMFLTTFGTCYPPDHPRYPHGFDQTYFFFQPDFVLRHHPGLIGEMEAISRERILSSFNKHGMDYDNENKIAESARYIRPMNPKDPPVAWWRYLPRARDGAASANRKIPSHSACTA, from the coding sequence ATGAATTTAATGAAGATATTCGTACTTGGACGGCGGGCGGCCGATGCGTTCGCCCGATCCAAGGGAACAGAGTTGGACGATGTCGGGACCTTATCCCTGCTGGATCATCTGTTGGCACGCTGGGCGTCGAATCGTCTTGCCGATGCAGCGGACCAAGCGCTGCTTTCCTATATCACCTTGCTGACGGCTCACCGCTATTATGTTCAGCCCGAAAAATTCCTGAAAACCTGCCGCAGCGCCGAGCACCGCGAAGAATACCCGCTACAGCGCTTGCCACAGTGGCTTGCAGCCTTGCGCAATACGCTGAATTTTTACGCCGGCATCGAGACGGCGCCACGCCTGCCGGAAACGGAGGATGCTTCCATTCAGTTGCTGACTAATGAACTGTTTGCCTGGATTGCCGTGAACCACCCGGAGCATCTGGGTACGTTGGAATCGACCTGGGACGAACCAACGGTGCTGGCGTTGTTGAGATCACGTGCCCGGAACCCCTTGGCTTACGAGCCGGTCTTCTCGCCGACTCATCTCGAATTCATCACGGCTATTGAAAAAACACACTGTATTTTTGCGCCCTCAGGCAAATACTGGGGTGCGGACGACTGGCGTGGTGACGAAACATTCGAGCAGAACGCTGCACGTTTCGCTCAGGGTCTGTTTCGTTTCATGACCGTCGCGCGCAAGGAGAAATTCAAGGGTTTTGCGTTCCGCATGCCCGCGGCGTTCAGTTCCAGTGTGGACGAACTTGCTCGCACTACGGCCCGGTTGCTCGCGGCACTCAATAGCATCGACCCGGCGCATTCCAACTGCCTTGAAGGCGAGCCGGGCACACCGGGTTGGAAATTCGACTGGGCGGGTGAATCCATGTTTCTGACAACATTCGGCACCTGCTACCCGCCGGATCACCCGCGTTATCCGCACGGGTTCGATCAGACCTATTTTTTCTTTCAGCCCGACTTTGTCCTGCGGCATCACCCGGGATTGATCGGCGAGATGGAGGCCATTTCCCGTGAACGGATTCTGTCCAGCTTCAACAAGCACGGCATGGACTACGACAATGAAAACAAGATCGCGGAAAGCGCCCGTTACATCCGCCCAATGAATCCGAAGGACCCACCGGTCGCGTGGTGGCGGTATTTGCCAAGGGCGAGAGACGGAGCGGCGAGCGCAAACCGCAAGATACCCTCGCATTCTGCCTGCACGGCCTGA
- the ubiA gene encoding 4-hydroxybenzoate octaprenyltransferase yields MSNPLQLIRNRLPLYIALTRLNRPIGIYLLLWPTWWALWLAAGGVPDWRLLLIFTLGVVVMRSAGCAINDYADRHVDGHVARTKNRPLAAGLIQPSEAVGVFVFLSLVGLVLVLQLNTTTILLSIVALILAATYPFGKRFHHLPQVQLGMAFGWAIPMAFAAQTGTVPLIGWLLFIANMFWTVAYDTLYAMADREDDLKVGVKSTAVLFGRFDLLIVSALYVATLATLILICVIQGFGLFPFIALLLAAISAVWIVYSARDRDPAHCVRAFLRNNVFGALVMIALLLAYF; encoded by the coding sequence TTGAGTAACCCTTTGCAACTCATCCGGAATCGTCTGCCGCTGTATATCGCGCTGACGCGCTTGAATCGGCCAATTGGCATCTATCTTCTGCTCTGGCCGACATGGTGGGCGCTGTGGTTGGCGGCAGGCGGCGTGCCCGATTGGCGTCTGCTCTTGATTTTCACGCTGGGCGTGGTGGTGATGCGGTCGGCCGGATGTGCCATCAACGACTATGCGGATCGACATGTCGATGGGCATGTGGCGCGCACGAAAAACCGCCCTTTGGCGGCCGGGCTGATCCAGCCGAGCGAGGCGGTTGGCGTATTCGTGTTCCTGTCGCTAGTGGGTTTGGTGCTGGTGCTGCAACTCAATACCACGACGATTCTGCTGTCGATTGTGGCATTGATTCTGGCGGCAACCTATCCCTTCGGTAAACGCTTTCATCACCTGCCACAGGTTCAACTCGGCATGGCGTTCGGCTGGGCCATACCGATGGCGTTTGCCGCCCAGACGGGAACGGTACCGCTGATTGGCTGGTTGCTGTTCATCGCCAATATGTTCTGGACGGTAGCGTATGACACACTTTACGCGATGGCCGATCGGGAAGACGATCTTAAGGTCGGCGTGAAATCGACCGCCGTACTGTTCGGCCGCTTTGACCTGCTGATTGTGAGCGCGTTGTATGTCGCCACACTGGCGACCCTGATTCTGATCTGCGTTATTCAGGGGTTCGGCCTGTTCCCGTTCATTGCGCTGTTGCTGGCCGCCATCAGCGCGGTATGGATTGTGTATTCCGCCCGGGACCGCGACCCCGCGCATTGCGTGCGCGCCTTTCTGCGGAATAACGTATTCGGCGCACTGGTGATGATCGCCTTGCTGTTGGCTTATTTCTGA
- a CDS encoding efflux RND transporter permease subunit, whose amino-acid sequence MNNAISNLAAPFIRRPVMTTVLFAALILFGVFAWRALPVAMLPNVAFPTVSVSASLPGASAELMASAVASPMEQAFSGIPGLLSVNSVNSTGTTRITLQFDLSRDINAATQDTQAAVTQAARFFPSTMTQQPTVRQQNPTSSPIVFIGLSAPDMPLYQLDAFAEQQLAVKLQSIPGVSEVRVFGGQTYAVRLLLNPYAMQARNLSLTNLVNAIDSNNANLPQGTLQSPSRSYNLKVDGQLTNATQFNKLIVAYNNGAPVELNQMGHAVDGVQQNTRATWINNERGIILAIVRQPDSNTVDIAKAIRAALPKLNASLPGGAKMQIIYDKSTYVQAAVDEVEFTLVLASLLVAAVIWLFLGQWRQTIIAVISIPISILGTFAVMHLLGYSLNILTLLALTLAVGFVVDDAVVMLENISRHREMGKSPMQAALIGSREIGFTILSMTLSLAAVFLPLILMGGLLGRLFLEFGATIGIVILMSGLVALSLTPMLLARMREQKQTDATLNPPKPGLFGRGFNALTRGYIRSLRWSLKFRWLILLAAAGSLVGAVFFFQHLEKAFIPNSDTGMVMGMLSYPEGISFDQLKDQQQIISKALQKNPAVLTVMSNAGQGGAGGGGSNVGFMMIQLKPANERAPLNSVIQDFRKTMAKLSDRLGSTRAFFIEPPAIRIGALSSNSNYQFVLQSTNQDQLNQAAQAFLPFLRAVPGVTSVDSSLQIRNPQINVDILRERAASLGVTPSALEQTLNLAFGGTQVSTIYGASDQYQVIAELAPQYQNDISALDAISVPGSNNTLVPLSAVARFSTGVGPLSITHYGQLPSITLSFDLKPGYSLDQVSRAIEEAALEHLPQNVSGQFAGSAQAFQDSLKTLPLLLGATILVIYVILAILYEHFIHPLTILTALPLAGFGALASLYLFNQPLDVFSFVGIIMLVGLVKKNGIIMLDFAIHRRREGESAIDAMVDACTVRFRPIMMTTLAAILGTLPIAVGFGAQAEAHQALGIAVVGGLVFSQLLTLYVTPAFYVVAEGLTGRKKKRAMDESTVADQAQPNQARTNQALTDQK is encoded by the coding sequence ATGAATAACGCGATCAGCAACTTGGCCGCGCCGTTCATTCGGCGCCCGGTCATGACGACCGTGCTCTTTGCCGCGTTGATTCTATTTGGCGTATTTGCCTGGCGAGCATTGCCGGTTGCCATGTTGCCGAATGTCGCGTTCCCGACGGTCTCCGTTTCCGCCAGCCTGCCCGGAGCCAGTGCCGAACTCATGGCCAGTGCCGTCGCCTCGCCGATGGAACAGGCGTTTTCGGGGATTCCTGGTCTGCTTTCCGTCAACTCGGTCAACAGCACGGGCACGACCCGCATCACCTTACAATTCGATTTAAGTCGCGATATCAATGCCGCCACACAGGATACGCAAGCCGCCGTCACACAGGCCGCGCGCTTCTTCCCCAGCACGATGACGCAGCAGCCGACCGTGCGGCAACAAAATCCGACCAGTAGCCCTATCGTCTTTATCGGTTTGTCTGCCCCCGACATGCCGCTGTACCAACTCGATGCCTTTGCCGAACAACAACTCGCGGTGAAGTTGCAGTCCATTCCGGGTGTTTCGGAAGTGCGTGTCTTTGGGGGGCAAACCTACGCTGTACGGCTTCTCCTGAACCCATATGCCATGCAGGCGCGCAATCTTTCCCTGACCAATCTGGTCAATGCGATCGACAGCAATAATGCAAATCTGCCGCAGGGCACTCTGCAAAGCCCGAGCCGCTCTTATAACCTCAAGGTCGATGGCCAACTGACCAACGCGACGCAATTCAACAAACTCATCGTAGCCTACAACAATGGCGCACCGGTCGAGCTCAACCAGATGGGCCACGCGGTGGATGGCGTGCAGCAGAACACGCGCGCCACCTGGATCAACAATGAGCGCGGCATCATTCTCGCCATCGTTCGTCAGCCCGACAGCAATACGGTCGATATCGCAAAGGCAATCCGCGCCGCACTACCCAAGCTCAACGCGTCGCTTCCGGGCGGTGCCAAGATGCAGATCATCTACGACAAATCTACCTACGTTCAGGCGGCTGTCGATGAGGTTGAATTCACGTTGGTTCTGGCAAGCCTGCTGGTTGCTGCCGTGATCTGGCTCTTCCTTGGTCAATGGCGACAAACAATCATCGCGGTAATTTCCATTCCGATCTCGATTCTCGGCACGTTTGCCGTCATGCATCTGCTCGGCTACAGCCTGAACATACTGACGCTGTTGGCGCTGACACTGGCGGTCGGTTTTGTTGTGGATGACGCCGTCGTCATGCTCGAAAACATTTCCCGACACCGCGAAATGGGCAAAAGCCCGATGCAGGCCGCTTTGATCGGCAGCCGGGAAATCGGATTCACGATTCTATCGATGACGCTCTCGCTGGCCGCCGTGTTCCTGCCGTTGATCCTGATGGGCGGCCTGCTCGGAAGATTATTCCTCGAATTTGGAGCCACGATCGGCATCGTGATTCTCATGTCAGGGCTGGTGGCACTCTCGCTCACGCCCATGTTGCTGGCCCGAATGCGAGAGCAAAAACAAACCGACGCAACCCTTAACCCACCAAAACCCGGACTGTTTGGCCGCGGTTTCAATGCGCTCACGCGGGGTTATATCCGTTCGTTGCGCTGGTCGCTGAAGTTTCGCTGGTTGATTCTGCTCGCGGCGGCCGGTTCGCTTGTTGGTGCCGTCTTTTTCTTTCAGCATCTTGAAAAGGCGTTCATACCGAATTCGGATACCGGCATGGTAATGGGCATGTTGAGCTATCCGGAGGGAATAAGCTTCGATCAACTCAAAGATCAGCAACAGATTATTTCCAAGGCATTGCAAAAAAACCCCGCTGTGTTGACCGTCATGTCGAATGCCGGGCAAGGTGGCGCGGGCGGTGGTGGCAGCAATGTCGGCTTCATGATGATCCAGCTCAAACCGGCGAACGAACGCGCGCCATTGAACTCGGTTATTCAGGACTTCCGCAAAACCATGGCGAAACTTTCCGATCGTTTAGGATCGACGCGCGCCTTCTTCATTGAGCCCCCCGCCATTCGAATCGGTGCGCTCTCCTCGAATTCGAATTATCAGTTTGTTCTTCAATCCACGAATCAGGATCAGCTCAACCAGGCCGCGCAAGCATTCCTACCCTTTCTGCGTGCCGTTCCCGGCGTGACGAGTGTCGATTCCAGCCTGCAAATCCGTAATCCGCAGATCAACGTCGATATCCTGCGTGAACGGGCAGCCTCTCTTGGCGTCACCCCAAGCGCGCTCGAACAGACACTGAATCTGGCCTTCGGCGGCACTCAGGTCAGTACGATTTATGGCGCGAGCGACCAGTATCAGGTCATCGCTGAATTGGCGCCGCAGTACCAGAATGACATCTCCGCGCTGGACGCCATCAGCGTGCCCGGCAGCAATAACACGCTAGTCCCCTTGAGCGCGGTGGCACGCTTTTCTACCGGTGTCGGGCCGCTGTCCATCACCCATTACGGTCAACTGCCGTCGATCACCCTGTCGTTCGATCTCAAACCCGGCTATTCGCTCGATCAGGTCAGTCGAGCCATTGAAGAAGCCGCATTGGAACATTTGCCACAGAATGTCAGCGGCCAGTTCGCCGGTTCCGCACAGGCATTCCAGGATTCACTCAAGACGCTACCGTTACTGCTCGGTGCCACCATACTCGTGATCTACGTGATTCTGGCAATCCTGTACGAACACTTCATTCACCCGCTCACCATCCTCACCGCCCTGCCCCTCGCCGGATTCGGTGCGCTGGCTTCGCTGTACCTGTTCAACCAGCCGCTCGATGTATTCAGCTTTGTCGGCATCATCATGCTGGTAGGGTTGGTGAAGAAGAACGGCATCATCATGCTGGATTTCGCCATTCATCGACGACGAGAAGGCGAAAGCGCGATTGATGCGATGGTCGATGCCTGTACCGTGCGTTTCCGGCCGATCATGATGACCACGCTCGCCGCCATTTTGGGCACCCTGCCCATTGCCGTCGGTTTCGGGGCGCAAGCAGAAGCCCATCAGGCGCTGGGGATTGCCGTTGTCGGTGGTTTGGTGTTTTCCCAGCTATTAACACTGTACGTCACTCCGGCGTTCTACGTGGTGGCCGAAGGGCTAACTGGACGCAAAAAGAAGAGGGCCATGGATGAATCGACCGTGGCCGATCAGGCCCAGCCTAATCAGGCACGGACTAATCAGGCCCTGACTGATCAGAAATAA
- a CDS encoding efflux RND transporter periplasmic adaptor subunit — protein sequence MNMRPRLKPHAEATRCAISGNKSRLLTILAVLSVLALGGCQNQTATDKSAEKEKAKTEKPASRMPGMMLTKVSVITPSVRTVPITMTAAGTLASPNAVTLTPQVSGTIDAVHVQSGQQVEKGELLFSLDAQPFETALLSARAKLEGDRAQARYAAQQVKQLKPLVEKEYITRQSYDQAVATAMAANALIAQDQAAIQTAQINLAYTKIRAPITGRLGEISLQPGNLVVANNTALSTLVSNRELLVNFSLPQSVLNALSKEWPGLGQTKPGEKSVPPPTVEVLDEHAEHILGKGHLSFIDNSISAGTGTIRLQGLIDNHDGSLWPGQFVTARLTLGQIPNAQVLPAAAVQIGDQGMFVYLYKDGKVEMQTVSPARNTTKESALPAGSLPADAKVIYPLPARIAPGMPVALEKTSNQKGQSSEQLKAESAAHSGSSRNE from the coding sequence ATGAATATGCGCCCCCGACTCAAACCGCATGCAGAGGCCACCCGTTGCGCCATATCTGGAAACAAGAGCCGTCTCCTAACCATCCTCGCCGTACTGTCCGTTCTGGCCTTGGGCGGCTGCCAGAATCAGACAGCCACGGATAAATCGGCCGAGAAGGAAAAAGCCAAAACGGAGAAACCCGCATCAAGAATGCCGGGGATGATGTTAACGAAAGTGTCGGTCATCACGCCCAGCGTACGAACGGTGCCCATCACCATGACCGCAGCGGGCACGCTGGCCAGCCCGAACGCCGTCACACTGACGCCGCAGGTCAGCGGCACCATTGATGCCGTGCACGTGCAATCCGGTCAGCAGGTCGAGAAGGGCGAACTGCTCTTCTCGCTCGATGCACAACCCTTCGAAACGGCGCTGCTTTCTGCTCGGGCCAAACTCGAAGGTGACCGCGCACAGGCGCGCTATGCTGCGCAACAGGTAAAGCAACTCAAGCCCTTGGTTGAAAAAGAGTACATCACCCGTCAATCCTACGATCAGGCCGTCGCTACAGCCATGGCCGCCAACGCGCTGATTGCTCAGGATCAGGCCGCCATTCAGACGGCGCAAATTAATCTTGCCTACACCAAGATCCGGGCGCCGATTACCGGACGACTGGGGGAAATTTCGCTCCAGCCCGGCAACCTTGTGGTCGCCAACAACACGGCATTGTCTACCCTCGTTTCCAATCGTGAACTGCTGGTGAATTTCAGCCTGCCGCAATCGGTCTTGAATGCGCTCAGCAAGGAATGGCCGGGGCTGGGGCAAACCAAGCCGGGAGAAAAGAGCGTTCCGCCGCCCACCGTTGAGGTTCTGGATGAACACGCCGAGCACATACTCGGCAAAGGGCATTTAAGCTTCATCGACAACAGCATCAGCGCCGGCACCGGCACCATCCGCCTGCAGGGGTTGATCGACAACCACGACGGTTCGCTCTGGCCCGGCCAGTTTGTAACGGCACGCCTCACCTTGGGTCAAATTCCCAATGCGCAGGTTTTGCCCGCTGCTGCCGTACAAATTGGCGACCAAGGCATGTTTGTCTATCTGTACAAAGACGGTAAAGTCGAAATGCAGACAGTTTCCCCCGCCCGAAACACAACGAAAGAATCCGCCTTGCCCGCAGGCAGCCTGCCTGCCGATGCAAAAGTCATCTATCCCCTACCCGCCCGAATCGCACCAGGCATGCCGGTCGCGCTTGAAAAGACGAGTAACCAGAAAGGCCAGAGTTCTGAGCAGCTAAAAGCGGAATCTGCAGCGCACTCAGGTAGTTCACGCAATGAATAA